The Mycolicibacterium boenickei genome has a segment encoding these proteins:
- the gcvH gene encoding glycine cleavage system protein GcvH produces the protein MTNQTIPDDRSYTEEHEWVLIAPGAALPDTPVRVGITSVAAAALGDLVYLDLPEVGSDIVAGETCGEVESTKTVSELYPPVSGTVTAVNTAAVDDPALVTSDPYGEGWLFEVQATAAGNLLTAAEYTEKSEA, from the coding sequence ATGACGAATCAGACCATCCCCGATGACCGTAGCTACACCGAAGAACACGAATGGGTGCTGATCGCACCGGGCGCTGCCTTGCCGGACACCCCGGTGCGCGTCGGCATCACCTCGGTCGCGGCCGCGGCACTCGGTGACCTGGTGTACCTCGACCTTCCCGAGGTTGGCTCCGACATCGTCGCGGGCGAGACCTGCGGTGAGGTGGAATCCACCAAGACCGTCTCAGAGCTGTATCCACCGGTCAGCGGGACCGTCACGGCGGTCAACACCGCGGCCGTCGACGATCCCGCCCTGGTCACCTCCGACCCGTACGGCGAGGGCTGGCTGTTCGAGGTCCAGGCCACCGCGGCCGGAAACCTGCTGACCGCTGCCGAATACACCGAGAAGAGCGAGGCCTAG
- the glyA gene encoding serine hydroxymethyltransferase, protein MSILDERLADFDPEIFSAIGDELHRQRLGLEMIASENHAPLAVMQAQGSVLTNKYAEGYPGRRYYGGCEHIDVVERLAIDRVKSLFGAEFANVQPHSGAQANAAVMHALIKPGDTILGLSLDCGGHLTHGMRLNFSGKLYNVAAYGVSKEDYLIDMGAVADAAREHKPQLIIAGWSAYPRQLDFARFREIADEVGAYLMVDMAHFAGLVAAGLHPSPVPHAHVVTSTTHKTLGGPRGGVILTNEADIAKKINSAVFPGQQGGPLEHVIAAKAVGFKMAAQPEFAERQQRVLRGARILAERLSRPDVKDAGITVLTGGTDVHLVLVDLRNAAIDGQQAEDRLEAVGITVNRNAVPFDPRPPMVTSGLRIGTPALAARGFGDAEFARVADVIAAALIADREADTEELAAQVRTLAEQFPLYPEL, encoded by the coding sequence ATGAGCATCCTCGACGAACGTCTCGCCGACTTCGACCCTGAGATCTTCTCGGCGATCGGCGACGAACTGCACCGGCAGCGGCTGGGCCTGGAGATGATCGCCTCGGAGAACCACGCGCCGCTGGCGGTCATGCAGGCCCAGGGCTCGGTGCTGACCAACAAGTACGCCGAAGGCTATCCGGGCCGGCGCTACTACGGCGGTTGCGAACACATCGACGTGGTCGAACGGCTGGCCATCGACCGGGTGAAGTCGTTGTTCGGCGCCGAATTCGCCAACGTCCAACCGCATTCGGGTGCCCAGGCCAATGCGGCGGTGATGCACGCACTGATCAAACCGGGCGACACGATCCTCGGCCTGTCCCTGGACTGCGGCGGACACCTGACCCACGGCATGCGGTTGAACTTTTCCGGCAAGCTCTACAACGTCGCCGCCTACGGGGTGTCGAAAGAGGACTACCTCATCGACATGGGCGCCGTCGCCGACGCGGCGCGAGAGCACAAGCCGCAGTTGATCATCGCCGGTTGGTCGGCCTACCCGCGCCAGCTGGACTTCGCCCGCTTCCGTGAGATCGCCGACGAGGTCGGTGCCTACCTGATGGTCGATATGGCGCACTTCGCGGGACTGGTCGCGGCCGGTCTGCACCCGTCGCCGGTGCCGCACGCCCACGTCGTCACCTCCACCACGCACAAGACCCTTGGCGGGCCCCGCGGTGGTGTCATCCTCACCAACGAGGCCGACATCGCGAAGAAGATCAACTCGGCGGTGTTCCCCGGCCAGCAGGGCGGGCCGCTGGAGCATGTGATCGCCGCCAAGGCAGTCGGTTTCAAGATGGCCGCGCAGCCGGAGTTCGCCGAACGTCAGCAGCGCGTCCTGCGCGGCGCGCGAATCCTTGCGGAACGGCTGAGCCGGCCTGACGTCAAGGACGCCGGGATCACCGTCCTGACCGGTGGCACCGATGTGCACCTGGTTCTGGTCGATCTGCGCAACGCCGCCATCGACGGGCAGCAGGCCGAGGACCGGCTCGAGGCCGTCGGGATCACGGTCAACCGCAACGCGGTTCCGTTCGACCCGCGTCCGCCGATGGTCACCTCCGGGCTCCGGATCGGCACCCCGGCGCTGGCCGCCCGCGGGTTCGGCGACGCGGAGTTCGCGCGCGTCGCCGACGTCATCGCCGCCGCGCTGATCGCGGATCGGGAGGCGGACACCGAAGAGCTTGCGGCGCAGGTGCGTACGCTGGCCGAACAGTTCCCGCTGTATCCGGAGCTGTAG
- the gcvT gene encoding glycine cleavage system aminomethyltransferase GcvT, with translation MTDNNTPASPLLDEHRGLGAAFTDFAGWAMPLKYGSELAEHKAVRETAGLFDLSHMGEISITGPQAADALDFALVGEASKIGLGRAKYSLMCDADGGVIDDLVVYRLTDEHFLVVANAANAPVVARELVSRAAQFDANVDDQSTSTALIAVQGPASEAIVRTLVPEDQRAAVTELKYYAVTEAQVDGIDVLLARTGYTGEDGFELYVPNAQAVALWRTLLAATTEAGGLPAGLACRDTLRLEAGMALYGHELTRELNPYAAGLGKVVRLGKEFVGREALQGLSEQPISRVLVGLKGATRRAARAGYAVENADGSQVGTVTSGALSPTLGYPIALAYLDTSLAEPGTVLQVDIRGNKEQFEVTPAPFYRRS, from the coding sequence ATGACCGACAACAACACCCCGGCATCGCCGCTGCTCGACGAACATCGGGGGCTGGGCGCCGCGTTCACCGACTTCGCCGGCTGGGCAATGCCGCTGAAGTACGGCAGTGAACTGGCCGAGCACAAGGCGGTCCGGGAGACCGCCGGGCTGTTCGACCTGTCCCACATGGGCGAAATCTCGATCACCGGGCCGCAGGCCGCCGACGCCCTGGACTTCGCGTTGGTGGGCGAGGCCTCCAAGATCGGCCTCGGCCGGGCCAAGTACTCGCTGATGTGCGACGCCGACGGCGGGGTGATCGACGACCTGGTGGTGTACCGGCTCACGGACGAGCACTTTCTGGTGGTCGCCAACGCCGCGAACGCACCGGTGGTGGCCCGGGAATTGGTCAGTCGGGCAGCGCAGTTCGATGCCAATGTCGACGACCAGTCCACGAGCACCGCGCTGATCGCCGTTCAGGGCCCCGCTTCCGAAGCCATCGTGCGCACGTTGGTGCCCGAGGACCAGCGTGCAGCGGTCACCGAACTCAAGTACTACGCGGTGACCGAGGCTCAGGTCGACGGCATCGATGTGCTGCTGGCCCGCACCGGGTACACCGGCGAGGACGGCTTCGAACTCTATGTGCCGAACGCGCAAGCCGTCGCCCTGTGGCGAACCCTGCTGGCCGCCACCACCGAGGCCGGCGGGTTGCCGGCCGGCCTGGCCTGCCGCGACACACTGCGACTGGAAGCCGGGATGGCGCTCTACGGGCATGAACTCACCCGCGAGCTCAACCCGTATGCGGCCGGACTGGGCAAGGTTGTCCGACTGGGCAAGGAATTCGTCGGACGTGAGGCGCTGCAAGGGCTTTCCGAGCAGCCGATCTCACGCGTCCTGGTCGGGCTGAAGGGCGCCACCCGCCGGGCGGCCCGAGCCGGCTACGCCGTCGAGAACGCCGACGGAAGCCAGGTGGGAACCGTGACGTCGGGCGCGCTGTCGCCGACCCTTGGTTACCCGATCGCGCTGGCCTACCTCGACACGAGCCTGGCCGAACCAGGAACCGTGCTGCAGGTCGACATCCGCGGCAACAAAGAACAGTTCGAAGTCACCCCGGCCCCGTTCTACCGCCGCAGCTGA
- a CDS encoding L-serine ammonia-lyase, whose amino-acid sequence MAVSVFDLFSVGIGPSSSHTVGPMRAAGMFVDELLGRDMVDHVGEVRVDLFGSLAATGAGHGTMPAILLGLEGYRPETIETDEMERRLATIRADGKILLAGRTVIALTESDMNLQPSRRLDQHPNAMTLTAFSACGDVVYRETYFSVGGGFVVTETSPASADGAEGCVDGSFRSAAELLALTERDGLSVSQAMMRQECVNRSEAEVRERLLHIRDVMVACQANGMSRDGYLPGNLQVRRRARDWFVRLDAEDPQRDPAFAEDWVNLVALAVNEENASGGRIVTAPTNGAAGIIPAVLHYALRYTPAGIADPDDTTIRFLLTAGAIGSLYKERASISGAEVGCQGEVGSAASMAAGGLAEILGGTPQQVENAAEIAMEHSLGLTCDPIGGLVQIPCIERNAISAGKAINAARMALRGDGTHRVSLDQVIETMRATGMDMSAKYKETSTGGLAVNVSVNVVEC is encoded by the coding sequence ATGGCGGTCAGCGTGTTCGACCTGTTCTCGGTGGGCATCGGCCCGTCGAGCTCACACACCGTCGGCCCGATGCGGGCGGCCGGAATGTTCGTCGACGAACTCCTCGGTCGTGACATGGTCGATCACGTCGGCGAGGTCCGGGTGGATCTGTTCGGCTCGCTGGCGGCGACCGGGGCCGGGCACGGCACGATGCCGGCCATCCTGCTGGGTCTCGAAGGCTACCGGCCCGAGACGATCGAGACCGACGAGATGGAGCGGCGGCTGGCGACCATCCGTGCCGACGGGAAAATCCTGTTGGCCGGGCGGACCGTCATCGCGCTGACCGAATCCGACATGAATCTGCAACCGAGTCGCCGGCTCGACCAGCACCCGAACGCCATGACGCTGACGGCGTTTTCGGCCTGCGGTGATGTCGTCTACCGCGAGACGTACTTCTCGGTCGGTGGAGGCTTCGTCGTCACCGAAACCTCGCCCGCTTCAGCCGACGGGGCGGAAGGCTGCGTCGACGGCTCGTTCCGCTCCGCCGCCGAGCTCCTAGCGCTGACCGAGCGGGACGGGCTGTCGGTCAGCCAGGCGATGATGCGGCAGGAGTGCGTGAACCGAAGCGAAGCCGAGGTTCGGGAACGCCTGCTGCACATCCGCGACGTCATGGTCGCCTGCCAGGCCAACGGGATGTCGCGCGACGGCTACCTGCCCGGCAACCTGCAGGTCCGCCGTCGGGCCAGGGACTGGTTCGTGCGGCTCGATGCCGAAGACCCGCAGCGTGATCCGGCCTTCGCCGAGGACTGGGTGAACCTGGTGGCGCTCGCGGTAAACGAGGAGAACGCGTCGGGCGGCCGGATCGTGACCGCGCCGACCAACGGCGCGGCCGGGATCATCCCGGCTGTCCTGCACTACGCGTTGCGCTACACCCCGGCCGGCATCGCCGACCCGGACGACACCACCATCCGCTTCCTGCTGACCGCAGGCGCCATCGGTTCGCTCTACAAGGAGCGGGCTTCCATCTCGGGTGCGGAGGTGGGCTGCCAGGGTGAGGTCGGCTCGGCGGCGTCGATGGCCGCCGGAGGCCTGGCCGAGATCCTGGGTGGTACACCGCAACAGGTGGAGAACGCTGCCGAGATCGCCATGGAGCACAGCCTCGGCCTCACCTGCGATCCGATCGGCGGCCTGGTGCAGATCCCGTGCATCGAACGCAACGCCATCTCGGCGGGCAAGGCGATCAACGCGGCCCGCATGGCGCTGCGCGGTGACGGCACGCACCGGGTGAGCCTGGACCAGGTCATCGAGACCATGCGCGCCACGGGGATGGACATGAGCGCCAAGTACAAAGAGACATCCACGGGCGGGCTGGCGGTCAACGTCTCCGTCAACGTCGTCGAATGCTGA